Genomic segment of Pararhodobacter zhoushanensis:
GCTTGCCCGCGCCTGCGCAATCCGCGCTCAACACAAGCATCGCGCAGGCGTTGCAACTGTCGGGGATGGCGGTGTTCTCGACCACCTCGGTTGACGGCGTCACCTGCCTGCGCGCGGCGATCACCAATCACCGCACGACAGCGGCTGATATCGAGGCCGCGTTACAGGCTGTGGCCGCCGAACGCTGATCTCACGAATGTTTTATGCAGTTTTTCGCGCGGGACACGAAACATTCCGGTCTCTAGGCTCGTAAGGTCACTTGAACGCAGATGCGCACCGCAAGGAGATCCGCTCATGGCCTATCGCTGGAAGAACGACCTTTCCCCCGCCGACGTCACCCCCAAGGGGCTGTGGCTGAACCGGCGGCAACTGATGGCGGGTGTCGGCGGCACGGCTGCGCTGGCCATGGCCGGCGGCTCGGCCCGGGCGCAGGGGCTGGAGCCCAACACGCTGGAGCAGATTTCCACCTATAACAACTATTACGAGTTCGGCACCGGCAAGGATGATCCGGCGGCCTATGCCGATGCGCTGGTCACCGATCCGTGGGCGATCACGGTTGACGGGATGGTGGACCGCCCCGGTGAATACGCGCTGGCCGATCTGATGAGCGGCCTCACCGTTGAGGAGCGTATCTATCGCTTCCGCTGCGTCGAGGCGTGGTCGATGGTCGTGCCGTGGAACGGGGTCGAGCTGGCCGATGTGCTCGACAAGGTCGGCGTGCAGTCAAGCGCGCGCTATGTCGCCTTTGAAACCGTGGTGCAGCCCGAAAACATG
This window contains:
- the msrP gene encoding protein-methionine-sulfoxide reductase catalytic subunit MsrP, coding for MAYRWKNDLSPADVTPKGLWLNRRQLMAGVGGTAALAMAGGSARAQGLEPNTLEQISTYNNYYEFGTGKDDPAAYADALVTDPWAITVDGMVDRPGEYALADLMSGLTVEERIYRFRCVEAWSMVVPWNGVELADVLDKVGVQSSARYVAFETVVQPENMPGVARQVIPFPYVEGLRLDEARHPLTLLATGIYGQPMPKQNGAPIRLVVPWKYGFKSIKSIIRITLTDTQPPTTWNRLNRREYGFYSNVNPEVDHPRWSQASERRIGGGIFSSRQDTLMFNGYGDQVASLYDGMDLQENY